In Leucobacter insecticola, one DNA window encodes the following:
- a CDS encoding SGNH hydrolase domain-containing protein encodes MGTFDEQSCSFEADQGSHDSTAGTGRNVMLFGDSHAEQLIPPMQQLAAREGWNLRVETRSGCGVFGVSRDALQQDADRCVEWSEQEVRAIESDPTISTVVIVIRSDLVVGEPDPAPILSRLRDAGKQVIVFRDLPTVELFDAQGKRMTGPACLAAQESRDDACSWEAAQDLDWLTAAAHQLDIDVVDLQDLLCPDGTCHMITGDLVVYTDDNHFTGTFAKSLTGWLQRELVPLVK; translated from the coding sequence GTGGGAACCTTTGACGAGCAATCCTGCAGCTTCGAAGCAGATCAAGGTAGCCATGATTCGACCGCCGGCACGGGCCGCAACGTTATGCTGTTCGGCGACTCGCACGCCGAACAGCTGATTCCGCCGATGCAGCAGCTTGCCGCCCGCGAGGGCTGGAACCTGCGCGTCGAGACACGGTCGGGTTGCGGAGTGTTTGGCGTTTCACGCGACGCCCTCCAGCAAGACGCGGACCGCTGCGTCGAATGGAGCGAGCAGGAAGTCCGTGCAATTGAGTCCGATCCGACGATTTCCACCGTGGTGATCGTCATTCGCAGCGATCTCGTTGTGGGCGAGCCGGATCCTGCACCGATTCTCTCGCGTCTGCGGGATGCCGGGAAACAGGTCATCGTATTCCGGGACCTCCCAACAGTCGAACTGTTTGACGCACAGGGCAAGCGCATGACCGGACCAGCCTGTCTCGCCGCGCAGGAGAGCCGAGATGACGCCTGTTCCTGGGAGGCAGCGCAGGATCTCGACTGGCTCACCGCCGCTGCGCATCAGCTCGATATCGACGTCGTCGACCTGCAGGATCTGCTCTGCCCTGATGGGACTTGCCACATGATTACCGGTGATCTCGTTGTCTACACCGACGACAACCACTTCACCGGTACGTTTGCGAAATCGCTCACTGGCTGGCTGCAGCGCGAACTGGTGCCGCTCGTGAAGTAG
- a CDS encoding acyltransferase family protein, translating into MSRSTKRLDIQGLRALAVTLVVVFHLFPNRLPGGYIGVDIFFAISGFLITAHLLREVETTGRIHITEFWAKRVRRLLPASLLVLLVTAILTMTVMPGNTRTQNYGDIGYAAGYILNWRLAANSVDYLNADAAPSMVQHYWSLSIEEQFYLVWPVLIALTILIAALAKRPPRRFILTALIIVLAASLAFSIFETARSQPSAYFITTTRAWEFAFGGLVAMLPAARFSAALRGIFSYMSLAAIAATAFLFNASTAFPGALAVIPIAATAILLWCGDTSRPQPWKFAPQRLTHNRVVQFLGDTSYSVYLWHWPLIIAVTATLPQLNWGIRRALVVVPTTIVLAWITLKLVEDPIRRAPGPLKRQSVTFGLMGFAVAGIIALVSINTISIQQDVEQRQTELDALLNGNGNADPGTSASALTRSSTTAKTRTSRSRNSSTPLLPKRTFHGTGSARSSRRRTAQRPRWEPLTSNPAASKQIKVAMIRPPARAATLCCSATRTPNS; encoded by the coding sequence GTGTCCCGTTCAACAAAACGGCTCGACATTCAGGGCCTCCGCGCCCTCGCCGTCACGCTGGTAGTCGTCTTCCATTTGTTCCCCAACCGCTTGCCCGGCGGTTACATCGGCGTCGACATTTTCTTTGCCATCAGCGGTTTCCTCATCACCGCCCACCTCCTCAGGGAGGTAGAGACAACCGGCCGCATCCACATCACCGAGTTCTGGGCGAAACGCGTTCGTCGCCTTCTCCCGGCGTCCCTGCTCGTGCTCCTCGTGACCGCAATCCTCACGATGACGGTGATGCCGGGCAACACCCGAACCCAAAACTACGGCGACATCGGCTACGCCGCCGGCTACATCTTGAACTGGCGCCTCGCAGCGAACTCTGTCGACTACCTCAACGCCGACGCCGCGCCATCGATGGTTCAGCACTACTGGTCACTCTCAATCGAAGAGCAGTTCTATCTCGTCTGGCCTGTCCTCATCGCGCTCACCATCCTCATCGCGGCCCTGGCAAAGCGACCCCCTCGACGTTTCATCCTCACCGCACTCATCATCGTGCTGGCCGCATCCCTTGCGTTCTCCATCTTCGAGACCGCCAGGTCCCAGCCCTCTGCCTACTTCATCACCACCACCCGGGCCTGGGAGTTTGCTTTCGGCGGACTCGTCGCAATGCTCCCGGCGGCTCGATTCTCGGCCGCCCTCCGCGGGATATTCAGCTACATGTCGCTCGCCGCAATCGCGGCTACTGCCTTCCTGTTTAACGCTTCCACCGCGTTTCCTGGCGCGCTGGCCGTCATCCCGATCGCAGCAACCGCGATCCTGCTCTGGTGCGGCGATACGAGCAGACCGCAGCCCTGGAAGTTCGCCCCTCAGCGGCTCACCCACAACCGCGTCGTTCAGTTTCTCGGAGATACCTCATACTCGGTGTACCTGTGGCACTGGCCCCTCATCATCGCAGTGACCGCCACCCTACCCCAGCTGAACTGGGGAATCCGACGGGCTCTCGTTGTGGTCCCCACAACCATTGTGTTGGCCTGGATCACACTGAAGCTTGTCGAAGACCCGATCCGCCGCGCTCCCGGCCCGCTGAAACGCCAGAGTGTGACCTTTGGCCTCATGGGATTCGCCGTCGCAGGGATCATCGCACTCGTCTCTATCAACACCATCAGCATTCAACAGGACGTTGAACAACGACAGACCGAACTCGATGCGCTCCTCAACGGTAACGGCAACGCCGACCCGGGGACATCTGCATCGGCGCTTACGCGATCCTCAACAACTGCGAAAACCCGCACGAGTCGGTCCCGGAACTCATCGACCCCACTTTTGCCCAAGAGGACGTTCCATGGAACTGGTTCGGCACGGTCATCGCGAAGGCGCACTGCACAGCGACCACGGTGGGAACCTTTGACGAGCAATCCTGCAGCTTCGAAGCAGATCAAGGTAGCCATGATTCGACCGCCGGCACGGGCCGCAACGTTATGCTGTTCGGCGACTCGCACGCCGAACAGCTGA
- a CDS encoding glycosyltransferase family 2 protein: protein MASVAAVIVTFNRLEKLKTVIASIEAQTHAPSSLVIVDNASTDGTGDYLRALKSPLRLDIVSLSTNTGGAGGFSAGMRRGYELGADFVWIMDDDGYPEPEALERLIHGFDEAVDELGEEMPFACSVVKYIDGSICEMNNPVPTWDWGRLLARGQNSVMVTRCSFVSVLIPRWAIERHGLPYKEYFIWFDDAEYTLRLSRECPGVQVLDSVTVHDMGENAGVNFGMIDAKNAWKFAYGVRNEASYRRQHQSLPHFLMFAAQVIVGMRRGGVQSKHRRQMYRKLWEGFKFNPQVDRVV, encoded by the coding sequence ATGGCAAGCGTAGCCGCGGTCATCGTCACGTTTAATCGTCTGGAAAAACTCAAGACGGTCATCGCCTCTATCGAGGCACAGACACACGCGCCCTCCAGCCTCGTTATCGTCGACAACGCCTCGACTGACGGGACCGGTGATTACCTCAGAGCGCTGAAGTCCCCTCTGCGGCTTGACATCGTCAGCCTGTCGACAAACACGGGCGGTGCCGGCGGCTTCTCGGCGGGCATGCGCCGCGGCTACGAGCTCGGCGCTGACTTTGTCTGGATCATGGACGATGATGGCTATCCCGAGCCAGAGGCGCTCGAACGACTCATCCACGGTTTCGATGAGGCCGTCGACGAACTGGGTGAGGAGATGCCGTTCGCATGTTCCGTTGTGAAATACATCGACGGTTCGATCTGCGAGATGAATAACCCCGTTCCCACATGGGACTGGGGTCGCCTGCTCGCGCGCGGCCAAAACTCGGTGATGGTGACGCGCTGCTCGTTCGTTTCGGTACTGATCCCACGCTGGGCGATCGAGCGCCACGGTCTCCCCTACAAGGAATACTTCATCTGGTTCGACGACGCCGAATACACGCTCCGACTATCGCGAGAGTGCCCGGGAGTACAGGTGCTTGATAGCGTCACCGTGCACGACATGGGCGAGAACGCAGGCGTCAACTTCGGGATGATCGACGCGAAGAACGCCTGGAAGTTCGCCTACGGCGTGCGCAACGAGGCCTCGTACCGTCGCCAACACCAGTCGCTCCCCCACTTTCTGATGTTCGCGGCGCAGGTCATCGTCGGCATGCGCCGGGGCGGTGTACAGAGCAAGCACCGTCGCCAGATGTACCGCAAACTCTGGGAAGGCTTCAAGTTCAACCCGCAAGTGGACCGCGTGGTCTAG
- a CDS encoding glycosyltransferase — protein MHSPLFVVLPESAATLAAASELSTLQIAQLTAAANYHALRNPGALLELRVTSGSINQMPALTDITTIDGSAGIDAHEHFAVSVRSLAVGSIQATPPERPVKRSIRVSHPAATPATTEPPAPASLPRRVYRELEQRSPVALDAVRETLMQRRERAISAPLERWPGCEAARSAEPVITAWSHTPAAPEPTAPRAVLFGLHWLQTGGAERWALESVSLAKAAGFLPVIVTDQNSVHPWLTAPELADCVIITMSFPEHLHTLDIGLTHALLENYNFSGVMIHHCQWLYLSLPWIAKHRPDLPVVDSLHIVEYLGGGYPGLSVQYDRFIDRHHAISPELVRWMTDVQGVDATKIDMAPLAQLTTDVSTEFAARDPQRPFSIAFIGRLSRQKRPDVFLLLVHRLHKLGIPFHAIMHGDGEMRDTVDGLIDHFGLQSVLERRYEDTPVSDTLDAADLLVITSINEGLTLTTFEAVATGVPVLSADVGSQRTIVQDMMLVPRPARPFIRQATSAITALAANEKLRERHWAAQRERIDQFNTLTGASQWMKELLTQWQA, from the coding sequence ATGCACTCCCCACTTTTCGTAGTCCTTCCTGAGTCAGCTGCAACTCTCGCAGCAGCCTCTGAGCTCAGCACACTCCAGATTGCGCAGCTCACCGCCGCCGCGAACTATCACGCACTCAGAAACCCCGGCGCGCTCCTCGAACTGCGCGTCACAAGTGGCAGCATCAACCAGATGCCAGCGCTCACAGACATCACCACGATCGACGGTTCCGCTGGAATCGACGCGCACGAGCACTTCGCCGTGTCGGTGCGAAGCCTGGCAGTCGGGTCGATCCAGGCGACCCCGCCCGAGCGTCCGGTGAAGCGATCCATCAGGGTCAGTCACCCCGCGGCGACCCCCGCGACCACCGAGCCGCCCGCCCCAGCCTCGCTCCCCCGCAGGGTATACCGCGAACTCGAACAGCGCAGCCCCGTGGCCCTCGATGCCGTCAGGGAAACTCTCATGCAGCGGCGAGAACGCGCGATCAGCGCTCCGCTCGAGCGCTGGCCAGGCTGCGAGGCCGCCCGCTCCGCTGAGCCGGTGATCACGGCGTGGAGTCACACCCCTGCGGCCCCAGAACCCACGGCACCGCGTGCCGTGCTCTTCGGCCTGCACTGGCTGCAAACCGGCGGTGCAGAGCGATGGGCCCTCGAATCAGTCAGCCTCGCGAAAGCAGCGGGGTTCCTTCCCGTGATTGTCACGGACCAGAACTCGGTTCATCCGTGGCTCACCGCACCGGAGCTTGCGGACTGCGTCATCATCACGATGAGCTTCCCCGAGCACCTGCACACCCTCGATATCGGGCTGACCCACGCGCTCCTCGAGAACTATAATTTCAGCGGCGTCATGATCCACCACTGCCAGTGGCTCTACCTGAGCCTGCCCTGGATCGCCAAGCACCGACCCGATCTGCCCGTGGTTGATTCGCTGCACATCGTGGAGTACTTGGGCGGCGGGTATCCGGGACTCTCAGTGCAGTACGACCGTTTCATCGATCGGCACCACGCGATCTCCCCCGAACTTGTGCGCTGGATGACCGATGTTCAAGGTGTGGACGCCACCAAAATCGACATGGCACCGCTCGCGCAGCTCACCACGGATGTATCGACGGAGTTTGCAGCGCGGGATCCGCAGCGGCCATTCAGCATTGCCTTTATCGGCCGCTTGTCGCGACAGAAGCGGCCCGACGTCTTCCTGCTCCTCGTCCACCGCCTCCACAAGCTCGGGATCCCGTTCCACGCGATCATGCACGGTGACGGTGAAATGCGGGACACGGTCGATGGGCTCATCGACCATTTTGGGCTGCAGAGCGTCCTTGAACGGCGATACGAAGACACTCCCGTCAGTGACACCCTCGATGCTGCCGATCTCCTCGTCATCACCTCAATCAACGAGGGGCTCACACTGACCACTTTCGAGGCCGTCGCCACGGGGGTCCCCGTACTATCGGCGGATGTCGGTTCTCAACGCACGATCGTGCAAGACATGATGCTCGTGCCTCGCCCCGCTCGCCCCTTTATTCGACAGGCCACCTCCGCCATCACCGCGCTCGCGGCGAACGAAAAGCTTCGAGAGCGGCACTGGGCTGCCCAGCGCGAGCGCATCGATCAATTCAACACACTCACCGGCGCGAGCCAGTGGATGAAGGAGCTGCTTACACAATGGCAAGCGTAG
- a CDS encoding DUF6541 family protein: protein MVVSVLLLYIPGLATGYFLGLRRIWWWAFAPLFSVGSYALLAVVVPWLGLPWSLGTAGAGVIAVSAFIVLAGRVLLRSRFAAPEERPYHWAWGAGPLVFAGTGLLFIGCVGIGDPNAISQSWDSVYHHGSLRFVLDTNNASPFHLPAYTSPEKPGFYYPGGWHAIVSLVAMAGGGNIPLAMNAFNMVVVALVWPAGIMLFTRQLVRTTPVTLVGAGVLAAAFPAFPLNTLAYGIIYPFFLGMALLPAALAAVLQVLGLSRTQSFGPLRLRVALALFATGTVALSHPSAFTGLLVFSTVAASVALSSSWRSATVRRRVVNVLLFLVFLFAAYKIFVRMRTSWWWPAQTSLGDAAFQAFTSSILGSGLPLVMTVLVAIGILTAIVRRERFGIAAALIWCCAVALYIIAAGASTPALRLIVNPWFADVPRLAALLVVAVIPLSVLGLNSLSVALSQSRVGKTGAGLTVGVALISILLTTGYPRFVPLLRLVHDGQSASYIDSIPPDDRRLLGGRNEEGKVPINNVLSDDERTLISRLHEHVPKGAVIAGNPWTGTPYAYSLAGYSVLLTYQKSFINENAKQILDTFALTPDSPETCSALEQTGVRYILDFGTREVESGDHRYPGIENLDDNPAVQLIDQQGEAKLFKIISCGLS from the coding sequence ATGGTCGTCAGCGTCCTCCTGCTATACATACCGGGCCTCGCCACTGGCTATTTCCTTGGCTTGCGTAGGATCTGGTGGTGGGCGTTCGCGCCTCTCTTCTCCGTCGGATCCTACGCACTGCTCGCCGTCGTGGTCCCCTGGCTCGGCCTGCCGTGGAGCCTCGGCACGGCTGGGGCCGGCGTGATCGCGGTGAGCGCTTTCATCGTGTTAGCTGGAAGGGTTCTGCTGCGCAGCCGGTTCGCAGCCCCAGAGGAGCGTCCTTATCACTGGGCGTGGGGCGCTGGTCCTCTAGTTTTTGCAGGCACAGGCTTGCTGTTTATTGGCTGCGTTGGAATCGGTGACCCAAATGCCATTTCGCAGTCGTGGGATTCTGTGTACCACCATGGCTCTCTGCGTTTTGTGCTCGACACCAACAACGCTTCCCCTTTCCACCTTCCTGCCTATACGAGCCCAGAGAAACCTGGATTTTACTACCCTGGCGGATGGCACGCGATCGTTTCCCTCGTTGCGATGGCAGGGGGAGGAAACATTCCCCTCGCGATGAACGCGTTCAACATGGTCGTCGTTGCGCTGGTGTGGCCCGCGGGCATCATGCTGTTCACTCGCCAGCTCGTGCGGACCACACCTGTGACCCTCGTGGGGGCGGGCGTGCTCGCGGCAGCGTTTCCCGCTTTTCCCCTCAATACGCTCGCCTACGGGATCATCTATCCGTTCTTCCTAGGCATGGCCCTCCTACCTGCAGCGCTCGCAGCCGTGCTGCAGGTGCTCGGTCTATCTCGAACTCAGAGCTTCGGTCCGCTCCGTTTGCGCGTTGCTCTCGCATTGTTCGCCACCGGAACGGTTGCTCTCTCGCATCCCTCAGCGTTCACCGGGCTGCTTGTGTTCAGCACGGTCGCGGCGAGCGTCGCGCTCAGCTCCAGCTGGCGCAGTGCGACCGTCCGTCGACGTGTTGTCAACGTCCTGTTGTTCCTCGTCTTTCTATTCGCCGCATACAAGATCTTTGTTCGCATGCGCACATCCTGGTGGTGGCCCGCGCAAACTTCACTCGGAGACGCGGCCTTCCAAGCCTTCACCTCCTCGATTCTCGGCTCAGGCTTGCCGTTGGTCATGACGGTGCTGGTGGCGATTGGGATATTGACTGCGATTGTGAGGAGGGAGCGCTTCGGCATCGCGGCGGCTCTCATCTGGTGCTGCGCAGTCGCGCTCTACATCATCGCCGCAGGGGCGTCTACTCCCGCTCTCCGCTTGATCGTAAATCCCTGGTTCGCTGACGTCCCCCGTCTAGCCGCTTTGCTCGTGGTGGCAGTGATCCCGCTCTCCGTGCTCGGGCTCAATAGCCTTAGTGTCGCGCTGAGCCAGTCGCGCGTTGGTAAAACTGGTGCCGGCCTGACTGTGGGGGTCGCTCTCATTTCTATACTTCTCACGACCGGATACCCGAGGTTTGTGCCCCTTCTCAGGCTCGTGCACGACGGCCAATCAGCAAGCTATATCGATTCGATACCGCCGGATGACCGTAGACTCCTGGGAGGACGCAATGAGGAGGGCAAAGTACCCATCAACAACGTGCTCTCCGATGACGAACGCACGCTCATCTCCCGGCTTCATGAACACGTGCCGAAGGGAGCAGTCATCGCGGGTAACCCCTGGACGGGCACACCCTACGCATACTCACTCGCCGGATACTCGGTGCTACTCACCTACCAAAAGTCATTCATCAACGAGAACGCGAAACAAATCCTGGACACCTTTGCGCTCACGCCAGACAGTCCTGAAACGTGCAGCGCACTAGAACAAACCGGCGTCAGGTACATTCTTGATTTCGGGACGCGAGAGGTGGAAAGCGGGGATCACCGCTACCCAGGCATCGAAAACCTTGACGACAACCCTGCCGTTCAGCTCATCGATCAACAGGGTGAAGCAAAACTCTTCAAGATCATCTCTTGTGGTCTCTCATAG
- a CDS encoding DapH/DapD/GlmU-related protein has translation MSNQGTPSQLVSPLAVVGPGVTLGNGVAIGPGAVVLGPAVVEDGVWIGPGAQIGAPPEMSNLRQNTAWTGDLEHAGVRIGAGAVIRENVVIHQGSYRETTVGARSWILARAYIAHDVLIGEDATVSAGVSIGGHCIIGDRVNIGMNAAVHQRRIIGPGAMIGMGTPLSRDVPPYGKAFGSPARLRGLNVIGMERFAISSAEIELLLQRYTAGDLLLEESLSLHDDSPLTADLAWWHAKPGRRPLHAGFGER, from the coding sequence GTGAGTAATCAGGGAACACCGTCCCAGCTGGTGAGCCCACTCGCAGTTGTTGGCCCCGGCGTCACTCTTGGCAATGGCGTCGCAATTGGCCCCGGGGCCGTCGTTCTCGGCCCCGCGGTGGTTGAGGATGGCGTCTGGATTGGCCCTGGCGCGCAGATCGGCGCACCGCCAGAGATGTCGAACCTCCGCCAGAATACTGCCTGGACTGGTGACCTCGAGCACGCAGGCGTACGCATCGGAGCGGGAGCTGTGATCCGCGAGAACGTGGTCATTCATCAGGGAAGCTACCGCGAAACCACGGTCGGTGCCAGATCCTGGATCCTCGCTCGCGCCTACATCGCGCACGACGTACTCATAGGCGAAGATGCCACCGTGTCTGCCGGGGTCAGTATCGGCGGCCACTGCATCATTGGCGATCGCGTAAACATCGGCATGAACGCCGCCGTGCACCAGCGGAGGATTATCGGCCCTGGTGCCATGATCGGCATGGGAACGCCCCTGTCGCGCGATGTTCCGCCTTACGGCAAGGCCTTTGGCTCACCGGCCAGACTCCGCGGACTGAACGTCATCGGCATGGAGCGATTCGCCATTTCCAGCGCCGAAATCGAGTTGTTACTGCAACGATACACTGCGGGAGACCTGCTGCTCGAAGAGTCGCTCAGTCTCCACGATGACTCACCTCTGACGGCAGACCTCGCCTGGTGGCATGCCAAGCCCGGTCGCAGGCCTCTGCATGCCGGTTTCGGGGAGAGATAA
- a CDS encoding Gfo/Idh/MocA family protein — protein sequence MTIKVGLIGLGMMGRHHARVAREVEGVELVAVADAMGDPHGVAGSLPRYDSVQELIAHGIDAAVVAVPTQFHEEVGLALAEGGVHALIEKPVAHTLEAGQRLVEAFESRGLVGAVGHIERFNPALMSLRKRLENGDLGEVYQIHTRRQGPFPARIADVGVMKDLGSHDVDLTAWLARSDFQSIGAQTAFRSGRKFEDMVTISAKLENGIVTNHLVNWLTPFKERLTLVTGERGAFIADTLTADLTFFENGTFDSEWDAVTTFRGVSEGTVTRFALEKREPLRSEHEAFRDRILGQPSEAVTLREGLQVLKVCEAAIEAAQTGTTIEVASLRGKASE from the coding sequence ATGACGATCAAGGTCGGCCTGATTGGGCTGGGCATGATGGGCCGGCACCACGCAAGAGTTGCGCGCGAAGTGGAGGGTGTCGAGCTTGTGGCCGTTGCTGACGCGATGGGTGACCCCCACGGCGTTGCAGGATCGCTGCCGCGATACGATTCGGTTCAAGAGCTCATCGCTCACGGAATCGACGCGGCTGTCGTGGCTGTCCCGACACAGTTCCACGAAGAGGTCGGACTGGCGCTCGCTGAGGGTGGAGTACACGCCCTCATCGAAAAGCCCGTCGCGCACACGCTCGAAGCTGGTCAGCGCCTCGTCGAAGCGTTCGAATCTCGCGGTCTCGTCGGCGCAGTCGGGCACATCGAACGGTTCAACCCGGCGCTGATGAGCCTGCGCAAGCGACTCGAAAACGGCGACCTCGGCGAAGTATACCAGATCCACACCCGCCGCCAGGGCCCCTTCCCTGCGCGAATCGCCGATGTTGGCGTGATGAAGGATCTCGGCAGCCACGACGTTGACCTTACTGCGTGGCTCGCTCGTTCCGACTTTCAGTCGATCGGCGCGCAGACCGCATTCCGAAGCGGCCGCAAATTTGAAGACATGGTAACCATTTCGGCCAAGCTCGAAAACGGGATCGTCACGAATCACCTCGTGAACTGGCTAACGCCCTTCAAAGAACGCCTCACCCTCGTGACAGGCGAACGCGGAGCGTTCATCGCCGACACCCTCACCGCTGACCTCACCTTCTTCGAAAACGGCACCTTTGACAGCGAATGGGATGCGGTAACCACTTTCCGTGGAGTGAGTGAGGGAACCGTGACGCGATTCGCCCTTGAAAAGCGGGAGCCACTGCGTAGCGAGCACGAAGCATTCCGCGATCGCATTCTAGGCCAGCCCTCAGAAGCGGTCACCCTTCGCGAGGGTTTGCAGGTGCTCAAGGTGTGTGAAGCCGCGATTGAGGCCGCGCAGACCGGCACGACGATTGAGGTTGCGAGCCTGCGAGGCAAAGCCAGTGAGTAA